CCTACCTCCAGCCGGGCCGCATCTTCGTCGGGCGAGGCGAGGAGGCCGTGAAGACCGTACTGGGCTCCTGCGTGGCCGTCTGTCTCTGGGACGCCGAGCGCGCGATCGGCGGGATGAACCACTACCTGCTCCCCCTGCGGGCGAGGGGCTCGCGCAGCTCGGCCCGCTTCGGAGAGGTCGCCATCCAGCAGCTCCTCGAGGAGCTCGAGCGCCGAGGGGCGCGCCGGAATGGGCTGCGGGCCAGGGTCTACGGGGGCGCCTGCGTCGTCGACTCGCTGCGCCGCAGCGGGGGCGGCGTCGGGCCCCGGAACATCGAGGTGGCGGAGCGGCTGCTCGATCACCTCGGCATCCCCATCGTCGCGCGGGACGTCGGCGGACGGGCGGGGCGCCGGGTGGTCTTCCGCGTCGGTGACGGCGAGGTCTGGATGCGGCACCTGCAGAGAGGCCGGAGATGAGCGACCTGGACTTCGATCTCGACACCCTCTTCCGGACCTTCCGGGCCGACGCGGAAGAGCACCTCGCGGTGATGGAGGAGATGGTCCTCCAGCTCGAGGCCGGGGAGGGCGGGCGCGAGGAGATCGACACCCTCTTCCGCATGGCCCACAGCCTGAAGGGTGACGCCCTCTGCGTGAACCTCCACGACCTCTCCGAGTTCGCCCACGTCCTGGAGGATCTCCTCGAGGGGCTGCGCGACGATCCCGGGCGGGACGCCGGCGAGATCTACCCACTGGTGCTCCAGGGCATCGACGCCCTGCGCGAGATGACCCCGGGGCGCGCCGACGACCTGAAGGAGCCGACGGCCGAGCAGAAGGCGCTGCGTCAGCGCATCGAGCAGCTGGCGGCGGAGATCGCGGGGAAGGCGGTTCGCAGCAACGGCGGCGCGGCGGAGCCGCGGGGGTCGGGCCCCGCGGAGGGCCGCGAGGCCGCCGAGCGCCGCAAGCGAGACACCCTGCGGGTCGACGTCGAGAAGCTCGACCGGCTCCTCAACCTCACCGGTGAGATCGCGATCGAGCGGGGTGGCATCCGGCAGCTCCTCGAGGAGGGTGACGTCGAGGCCGCCTTGCAGTCCCACGCGGACCTCGATCGCCTCTTCCAGGAGCTCCAGGAGATCGTCCTCGAGGTGAGGATGGTGCCGCTCGGGCCACTCTTCCGCCAGCACGTCCGGACCGTACGGGATCTCTCCCGCCGTAGCCGGAAGCTCGCGCGCCTCGTCACCGAGGGGAGCGAGGTCGAGGTCGACACGGCCATCGTCCAGCTCCTGCGCGACCCGCTGACCCACCTGATCCGCAACGCCGTCGATCACGGACTCGAGCGGGCCGAGGAGCGCAGCGCGGCGGGCAAGGACCCGGTGGGGACGGTGACCCTGCGGGCCTTCCACCAGAGCGGCCACATCCTCGTCGAGGTCACCGATGACGGCGCCGGGCTGGACGCGGAGGCCATCGTCGCGCGAGCCCGGGAGCTCGGGCTGCTCGACGAGGGGGCGCCCGCGCCCGCCGATCTCTCCAGCCTGATCTTCGCACCTCAGCTCTCCACCGCCTCCGAGATCAGCGAGGTCTCGGGCCGGGGCGTGGGCATGGACGTGGTCCGCCGCAACGTCGAGGCCCTCCGGGGCACGCTCTCGGTGAGCAGCCACCCGGGCGCGGGGACCACCGTGCGGATCCGGCTCCCGCTGACCCTGCTCATCATCGAGGGCTTCGCCGTCCAGGTGGCGCGAGAGACCTACGTCCTGCCCCTGGAGAACGTGGTGGAGTGCCTCGATGTTCCCCGCGCCGCGCAGGGAGGACAGGAGCGCTACGGGACCATCCACCTGCGGGGCGAGCCCCTGCCCTTCGTTCGCCTCGCCTCCTTCTTCGAGGCCCGCACGCAGGGGCCGGTGGAGCGGGAGAGCATCGTGGTCGTCCAGGATCAGGGCCGGCGGGCCGGCCTGGTGGTGGACGAGCTCAACGGAGAGCACCAGACGGTCGTGAAGTCCCTGGGCCGGATGTTCGACGAGGTGCCGGGGATCTCGGCCTCGACGGTGCTCGGGACCGGAGACGTCGCCCTCATCGTCGACATCCCCCAGCTCATCGAGACCGTCGAGCTGGAGGTCGAGAGCGCCTCGCGCGCCTGAAGGATCGGAGAAGCCATGACCCTGGAAGAGAGACTGGACGAGCACCCGCAGTACCTGACCTTCGAGATGCTGGGGGAGACCTACGCCCTGGGCATCCTGCGGGTGCGGGAGATCATCGAGTACAGCCGGATCACCCGGGTGCCCCGGATGCCGGCCTTCGTCCGCGGGGTGATCAACCTGCGCGGCCACGTGGTGCCGGTGCTGGATCTGGCCACGAAGTTCGGGCTGGAGGCCGCGCCGGTCACCTCCGACACCTGCATCGTGATCCTCGAGGTCGCGGCGGAGGACGGGAAGCAGATCATCGGGATCGTCACCGACGCGGTGGACGAGGTCATCGACCTCGCCCCGGAGCGGATCGAGCCCCCCCCGACCTTCGGGACCCGGATCGACACCCGCTTCATCGTCGGGATGGGCGTGATGGAGGAGTCGTTCCTCCTGATCATCGACATCGAGCAGATCCTCTCCGACGACGACCTCGCAGCGGTCGTGGTCGCCGCGGAGAGCGGGGACGAGGCGCTGGTGGCCTCCCAGGAGGCCCGCCCCTAGGGCCACGGCGAAGAGACCTTTTCGAATCGGACGCCCGAGCGCGTCACCCATAGTCGAAGGAGAAGAAGATGAGCTGGAAGGACATGCGGATCGGAGGAAAGCTGGCGGTCGGTTTCGGGAGCCTGCTGGTCCTGATCGCGGTGGCGGGCTTCGTCGGATGGCGCGGCATCGAGAACATGGGCGACGCCCTCTTCGTGGTGGGTGACCGGGAGGCGCCGGTCCACCACGTGGCCAACGAGATGAAGCTCTCGGTGATGCACGCCCGGGACGCCACCGCCGAGTACCAGAGCAACTCGACCGTCGTCGCCCTGGCCAACGCCGAGGAGCTGCCCGAGCTCGAGCGCAAGTACCGGGAGGCGATGGAGAGCTACGAGCACTACGCCTCCATGATCCTCAACGGCGGCCGCCTCGAGGAGGGGACGGTGGTCCACAAGACCGAGCACGCCGAGCTGGCCGAGGCCATCCGCGAGGCCGTGCGGATCAACGAGGAGTCCTTCGTGCCCGCCGCGGACGAGCTGGTGGCGGCCGGCAAGGCCCTGATCACGGCGGACGTCGCCAAGGAGGCGGCCATGAAGGGTCTCGAGGAGGCCTTCGCGGTCGTCACCCGGGAGGCCCACGACCTCGAGCGGGTCTACCTCTCGGAGGAGGGCGCCGACGCGGCGGCGGATCTGCAGGGGGCGCTGGCGATGCAGGTCGCCGAGCAGGTGCAGACCGAGATCGCCCACTCCCGGATCTACGCCGAGGAGTACGCCCAGGTTCGCAACGCGCGGGAGTTCGAGGAGCTCGACCGGGAGATGGCGGAGACCCGCCTGGAGTTCGACGCCGCGACCACCCTGCTCCTGGACGGAGGAGAGGTGGCGGGGCGGAAGCTCGAGGCCACCGCGGCCCGCCGCGGGAGGGAGGCCGTCCGCTCCCTCCAGCGCTCCTTCACGGACTTCGACAAGCAGCTCGGCAAGCTGATCGAGGCCCACCGGGTGGCGCTGGCCCAGACCGAGCGCTCCCGCAAGGCCATGGAGCGGCTGGACGCCGCGGGCGACGAGGTCGACGCCGTCCTCGACCGGGTGGAGCGCCTGGCCGAGGAGGCCATGTCCACGGCCAAGGCCGATGGCGCCACCTCCAAGACCAGCTCGGTGACCGTGCTGGTGGTCGTGGTCTTCCTCTCCCTCCTCACCGGCCTCTTGCTGGGGCTGGTCATCGCCCGGGGCATCACCAACCCCCTGGCCCGGAGCATCGGCTTCGCCCAGGCCATCGCCGAGGGTGACCTCTCCCAGGACCTCGATCTCGATCGCGGGGACGAGGTGGGGATGCTCGGGCAGGCCCTCCAGAAGATGTCCGAGTCGCTGCGCAGCATCGTCAGCGACGTGCAGGCCGCCGCCGACAACGTCTCCTCGGCGGCCCAGCAGCTCGGCGCCTCCTCCGAGGAGATGTCCCAGGGGGCCTCCGAGCAGGCCGCCTCCGCGGAGGAGGTCTCCTCCTCGATGGAGGAGATGGCGGGCAACATCCGGCAGAACACCGAGAACGCCCTGCAGACCGACCGCATCGCCAGCAAGGCGGCTGACGACGCCGGCTCCGGCGGGAGCGCCGTGGCCGAGACCGTCGCGGCGATGAACGAGATCGCCCAGAAGATCACCATCATCGAGGAGATCGCCCGGCAGACGAACCTCCTGGCCCTCAACGCCGCCATCGAGGCGGCGCGGGCCGGCGAGCACGGCAAGGGCTTCGCGGTGGTGGCGGCCGAGGTGCGAAAGCTCGCCGAGCGCAGCAAGCTGGCGGCGGCGGAGATCTCCGAGCTCTCCGGCGGCAGCGTCGAGGTCGCGGGGAAGGCGGGCGAGATGCTCGAGCGCATCGTCCCCGACATCCAGCGCACCGCGGAGCTGGTCCAGGACATCCGCGCGGCCAGCCGGGAGCAGAGCACCGGCGCCGAGCAGATCAACCGGGCCATCCAGCAGCTCGATCAGGTGATCCAGCAGAACGCCGGCGCCGCCGAGGAGATGGCCTCCACCGCGGAGGAGCTCTCCAGCCAGGCGAGCCAGATGCAGAGCACCATCGGCTTCTTCCACCTGGGCCGCCACCAGCAGACCCGCAACGGCCACCGGCGCGGCGAGTCTCGCGGGCACCACCCGGAGCTGACCTCCTTCCTGGCCCGCCTGGGCCACGCCGAGGATGAGGAGCCCCGGGAGTCCCGGAACGGAAGCAACGGCCACGGCCACGGCAACGGCAACGGCGTGCACCTCGACCTGGGGATGGTCGCCGGTGACGAGCAGGACGCCGAGTTCGAGCGCTACGCCGACTAGCGGGTGAAAGGAGAGGAGGAGGTCCCCATGTTGGCCACGCCCACCCACGAGAGCGCCCTGCGGGAGTCGGACTACCGGCGCCTGCGGGACCTCCTCCACGAGCGCTTCGGTCTGCACCTGCCCCCCACCAAGAAGGTCCTCCTCCAGGCCAGGATCCAGAAGCGGCTGCGGCGGCTGAAGATGGGCTCCTTCGCCGAGTACTGTGAGCACCTCTTCTCCCCCGAGGGCCTGGAGGAGGAGCTCCCGCGCCTGGTGGACGTCGTCACGACCCACAAGACCGAGTTCTTCCGGGAGTCGGGCCACTTCGAGTGGATGGTCGAGACGCTGCTGCCCGAGCTCTCGCAGAGCGTGGGCCGGATCGGGCCGCTGAAGATCTGGAGCGCGGGCTGCTCCACCGGGGAGGAGGTCTACTCCCTAGCCATGCTCCTCTCGGAGTGGCGCCGGAAGGTCCCCGACTTCGACTTCGAGATCATCGGCTCGGACGTCGCCGCGGACACCCTGGAGAAGGCCCGCCAGGGCATCTACCGGCAGGATCGGATCGTCGGCCTCTCGGACGCCCTGCGCCGGCGCTACTTCATGCGCAGCAAGGACCGCCGGCAGCCGCTGGTCCGGGTGGTGCCCGAGCTGCGATCGAAGTGCCGCTTCGAGCTCCACAACCTCATCGAGGAGCGCGAGGCGCCGCTGGCCGAGGCGGACCTCATCTTCTGCCGCAACGTGATGATCTACTTCGATCGGCCCACCCGGCAGCGGGTGGTCGAGGGGCTGGTGAGCCACCTGGCCCCCTGGGGCACCCTCTTCGTGGGCCACGCCGAGACCCTCGGAGGCATCGACGTCCCCCTCCTCCCGGTGGCGGCCGCCACCTA
The DNA window shown above is from Deltaproteobacteria bacterium and carries:
- a CDS encoding chemotaxis protein CheD; this translates as MTVFPLASRPGAQDGTTTRGNREPGEPKTGAYLQPGRIFVGRGEEAVKTVLGSCVAVCLWDAERAIGGMNHYLLPLRARGSRSSARFGEVAIQQLLEELERRGARRNGLRARVYGGACVVDSLRRSGGGVGPRNIEVAERLLDHLGIPIVARDVGGRAGRRVVFRVGDGEVWMRHLQRGRR
- a CDS encoding chemotaxis protein CheA, giving the protein MSDLDFDLDTLFRTFRADAEEHLAVMEEMVLQLEAGEGGREEIDTLFRMAHSLKGDALCVNLHDLSEFAHVLEDLLEGLRDDPGRDAGEIYPLVLQGIDALREMTPGRADDLKEPTAEQKALRQRIEQLAAEIAGKAVRSNGGAAEPRGSGPAEGREAAERRKRDTLRVDVEKLDRLLNLTGEIAIERGGIRQLLEEGDVEAALQSHADLDRLFQELQEIVLEVRMVPLGPLFRQHVRTVRDLSRRSRKLARLVTEGSEVEVDTAIVQLLRDPLTHLIRNAVDHGLERAEERSAAGKDPVGTVTLRAFHQSGHILVEVTDDGAGLDAEAIVARARELGLLDEGAPAPADLSSLIFAPQLSTASEISEVSGRGVGMDVVRRNVEALRGTLSVSSHPGAGTTVRIRLPLTLLIIEGFAVQVARETYVLPLENVVECLDVPRAAQGGQERYGTIHLRGEPLPFVRLASFFEARTQGPVERESIVVVQDQGRRAGLVVDELNGEHQTVVKSLGRMFDEVPGISASTVLGTGDVALIVDIPQLIETVELEVESASRA
- a CDS encoding chemotaxis protein CheW; translation: MTLEERLDEHPQYLTFEMLGETYALGILRVREIIEYSRITRVPRMPAFVRGVINLRGHVVPVLDLATKFGLEAAPVTSDTCIVILEVAAEDGKQIIGIVTDAVDEVIDLAPERIEPPPTFGTRIDTRFIVGMGVMEESFLLIIDIEQILSDDDLAAVVVAAESGDEALVASQEARP
- a CDS encoding methyl-accepting chemotaxis protein; translated protein: MSWKDMRIGGKLAVGFGSLLVLIAVAGFVGWRGIENMGDALFVVGDREAPVHHVANEMKLSVMHARDATAEYQSNSTVVALANAEELPELERKYREAMESYEHYASMILNGGRLEEGTVVHKTEHAELAEAIREAVRINEESFVPAADELVAAGKALITADVAKEAAMKGLEEAFAVVTREAHDLERVYLSEEGADAAADLQGALAMQVAEQVQTEIAHSRIYAEEYAQVRNAREFEELDREMAETRLEFDAATTLLLDGGEVAGRKLEATAARRGREAVRSLQRSFTDFDKQLGKLIEAHRVALAQTERSRKAMERLDAAGDEVDAVLDRVERLAEEAMSTAKADGATSKTSSVTVLVVVVFLSLLTGLLLGLVIARGITNPLARSIGFAQAIAEGDLSQDLDLDRGDEVGMLGQALQKMSESLRSIVSDVQAAADNVSSAAQQLGASSEEMSQGASEQAASAEEVSSSMEEMAGNIRQNTENALQTDRIASKAADDAGSGGSAVAETVAAMNEIAQKITIIEEIARQTNLLALNAAIEAARAGEHGKGFAVVAAEVRKLAERSKLAAAEISELSGGSVEVAGKAGEMLERIVPDIQRTAELVQDIRAASREQSTGAEQINRAIQQLDQVIQQNAGAAEEMASTAEELSSQASQMQSTIGFFHLGRHQQTRNGHRRGESRGHHPELTSFLARLGHAEDEEPRESRNGSNGHGHGNGNGVHLDLGMVAGDEQDAEFERYAD
- a CDS encoding protein-glutamate O-methyltransferase; protein product: MLATPTHESALRESDYRRLRDLLHERFGLHLPPTKKVLLQARIQKRLRRLKMGSFAEYCEHLFSPEGLEEELPRLVDVVTTHKTEFFRESGHFEWMVETLLPELSQSVGRIGPLKIWSAGCSTGEEVYSLAMLLSEWRRKVPDFDFEIIGSDVAADTLEKARQGIYRQDRIVGLSDALRRRYFMRSKDRRQPLVRVVPELRSKCRFELHNLIEEREAPLAEADLIFCRNVMIYFDRPTRQRVVEGLVSHLAPWGTLFVGHAETLGGIDVPLLPVAAATYRHRAHLQAPGR